The Flavobacterium piscisymbiosum genome includes a region encoding these proteins:
- a CDS encoding ferritin-like domain-containing protein encodes MKSTDSKKETASKPEAKKGVTKAKSDAASGLTELFEDGLKDIYWAEKALTKAIPTMTKNATSADLIEALNSHLTETEEHVTRLEQVFKLIGQKASAKKCDAMAGLIEEGKGIIEETEVGVVRDAGIIAATQKIEHYEIATYGTLRQFAETLGLTEAAGILELTLDEEKGADKKLTEVAVNAVNLEAAEAD; translated from the coding sequence ATGAAAAGTACAGATAGTAAAAAAGAGACAGCTTCTAAACCGGAAGCAAAAAAGGGAGTAACAAAAGCAAAATCTGATGCAGCATCAGGATTGACAGAATTGTTTGAAGATGGATTAAAAGACATTTACTGGGCAGAAAAAGCGCTGACTAAGGCAATACCTACCATGACCAAAAATGCAACGTCAGCGGACTTAATAGAGGCTTTAAACAGTCACTTGACCGAAACTGAAGAACATGTAACACGATTAGAGCAGGTTTTTAAACTAATTGGCCAAAAAGCTTCGGCAAAAAAATGCGATGCAATGGCGGGCTTAATCGAAGAAGGAAAAGGGATTATTGAAGAAACTGAAGTTGGGGTTGTACGTGATGCAGGTATTATCGCAGCGACGCAAAAAATAGAGCATTACGAAATTGCCACTTACGGTACTTTACGTCAATTTGCAGAGACTCTTGGTCTAACAGAGGCAGCCGGTATTCTGGAACTGACGTTAGACGAAGAAAAAGGAGCCGATAAAAAATTAACAGAGGTTGCGGTAAATGCTGTAAACCTTGAAGCTGCAGAAGCAGATTAA
- a CDS encoding DNA-formamidopyrimidine glycosylase family protein has product MPEGPSLMILKEEVQQFSGKKIIEVSGNSAIDIERLQDKIIVDFKTWGKHFLICFDDFTVKIHLLMFGTYRINERKEIKPRLSMIFSNGELNFYTCSVKILEGDINQYYDWREDVMNEKWDSKKAKQSLDKKPDEMICDAILDQNIFSGVGNIIKNEVLYRCRIHPESLVGKIPPKDLKNIINECSIYSFEFLDWKKKNELKKHWLAYTKKECKRCNLPIHKKQTGKRSRRSFFCTNCQKLHI; this is encoded by the coding sequence ATGCCAGAAGGTCCGTCGCTAATGATTTTAAAAGAAGAAGTGCAGCAATTTTCAGGAAAAAAAATAATTGAAGTTTCCGGAAATAGTGCGATTGATATTGAGCGTCTCCAGGATAAAATCATTGTGGATTTTAAAACATGGGGAAAGCATTTTTTAATTTGTTTTGATGATTTTACCGTAAAAATTCATTTGCTCATGTTTGGAACGTATCGCATAAACGAACGCAAAGAAATCAAACCAAGATTGAGTATGATTTTTTCAAACGGAGAACTGAATTTTTATACCTGCTCGGTCAAAATCCTTGAAGGCGATATTAATCAATATTACGATTGGAGAGAGGATGTAATGAACGAAAAATGGGATTCGAAAAAAGCAAAACAAAGTCTGGATAAAAAACCGGACGAAATGATTTGTGATGCAATTCTCGATCAGAACATTTTTTCAGGAGTAGGGAATATTATCAAGAACGAAGTTTTGTACCGATGTCGAATTCATCCGGAATCTCTGGTTGGAAAAATTCCGCCAAAAGATTTAAAAAATATCATCAACGAATGTTCGATTTATAGTTTTGAATTTTTGGACTGGAAGAAAAAAAATGAATTAAAAAAGCATTGGCTCGCTTACACCAAAAAAGAATGTAAGCGATGTAATCTTCCCATTCATAAAAAGCAAACAGGGAAGAGAAGCCGAAGAAGTTTTTTTTGTACTAACTGTCAAAAACTACACATATGA
- a CDS encoding DUF72 domain-containing protein, protein MKNQVLIGCSSFNNRFWKGVFYPDNLSQSKWFEFYYQHFNTYEFNGSFYKFPTVRIFQNWYNKTPENFIFSVKAPKEITHLKKFSDCEDRIKEFYNVCETGLKEKLGCILFQFPPSYHFTAEKLQNIINNLDLSFKNVVEFRHESWWNEEVWKAFRNHNITFCSVSHPQLPSTIFTDFPLIFIRLHGTPKMFYSSYSPEELLYIKDAIISKSAFLYFNNTASEAGILNALELKHMLE, encoded by the coding sequence ATGAAAAATCAGGTTTTAATTGGCTGCTCAAGTTTCAATAATCGGTTTTGGAAGGGTGTTTTCTATCCTGACAACTTGTCACAGTCTAAGTGGTTTGAGTTTTATTACCAGCATTTTAACACGTATGAGTTCAATGGAAGCTTTTACAAGTTTCCTACGGTCAGAATTTTTCAAAATTGGTACAATAAAACCCCTGAAAATTTTATTTTTTCGGTAAAAGCACCAAAAGAAATCACTCATCTTAAGAAATTTTCAGACTGCGAAGACCGAATAAAAGAGTTTTATAACGTCTGCGAAACGGGTTTAAAAGAGAAATTAGGCTGTATTTTGTTTCAATTTCCGCCGAGTTACCATTTTACTGCCGAAAAGCTCCAAAATATAATCAATAATCTAGATTTAAGCTTCAAAAACGTAGTCGAATTTCGTCACGAAAGTTGGTGGAACGAAGAAGTTTGGAAAGCTTTTCGCAACCATAATATTACGTTCTGCAGCGTAAGTCATCCGCAATTACCAAGTACTATTTTTACAGATTTCCCGCTTATTTTCATCAGACTGCACGGAACACCCAAGATGTTTTACTCGAGTTATTCACCTGAAGAATTACTTTATATAAAAGATGCAATTATTTCAAAATCAGCATTTTTGTATTTTAATAATACTGCAAGCGAAGCAGGAATCTTGAATGCTTTGGAGCTGAAACATATGTTGGAATGA